In the Micromonospora narathiwatensis genome, one interval contains:
- a CDS encoding PP2C family protein-serine/threonine phosphatase, protein MPDAPGQVSRALRAAPPDQLAEAADRAIRRSLGASRTEVFIADYRSSGLWPVLEPDRPDGGFLSGHGAAQRCFSSQQPVQDAGEDGRCRVCLPLSVWGERLGVLLVELPAAPDAATVEAARDVAGELALALRAADRETDRYRRARRQERLSMAAEMQWDLLPGRSVTHGDFLLAGQLEPAYTVGGDHFDWSVDGDRLTVTVLNGAGSGLAASLLTAVTVNAMRNARRSGGSLVEQAELASDTIFYQHRGDRYVATLLMELDTRRGVVKAVDAGSPHVLRLRAGSVAPIKLEQQLPLGMFAETRYDAQEFAVEPGDRLFVVSDGVYAAQPDGQEPYGERAMARSMRSTRLQPAAEAVGTVMRELHAYHADADLRDDAVVVCLDWRGSSPPDDAGGQ, encoded by the coding sequence ATGCCGGACGCGCCCGGACAGGTGTCCCGCGCACTGCGCGCGGCGCCGCCCGACCAGTTGGCGGAGGCCGCCGACCGGGCGATCCGCCGGTCCCTCGGTGCGTCGCGGACCGAGGTGTTCATCGCCGACTACCGCTCCAGCGGGCTCTGGCCGGTGCTGGAACCGGACCGGCCCGACGGCGGCTTCCTCAGTGGCCATGGTGCGGCGCAGCGCTGTTTCAGCAGCCAACAGCCGGTGCAGGACGCCGGCGAGGACGGCCGGTGCCGGGTCTGCCTGCCGCTGTCGGTGTGGGGCGAGCGGCTCGGGGTGCTGCTGGTCGAGTTGCCGGCCGCGCCCGACGCGGCGACCGTCGAGGCGGCCCGGGACGTCGCGGGCGAGCTGGCGCTGGCGTTGCGGGCGGCCGACCGGGAGACGGACCGGTACCGGCGCGCCCGCCGTCAGGAGCGGCTCAGCATGGCCGCCGAGATGCAGTGGGACCTGCTGCCCGGACGCAGCGTCACGCACGGCGACTTCCTGCTGGCCGGGCAGCTCGAACCGGCGTACACGGTGGGCGGCGACCACTTCGACTGGTCCGTGGACGGGGACCGGCTCACCGTCACGGTGCTCAACGGCGCCGGCAGCGGCCTGGCCGCGTCGCTGCTCACCGCGGTGACCGTCAACGCCATGCGCAACGCCCGCCGCTCGGGCGGGAGCCTGGTGGAGCAGGCTGAGCTGGCCTCGGACACGATCTTCTACCAGCACCGGGGCGACCGGTACGTGGCCACGCTGCTGATGGAGTTGGACACCCGGCGGGGCGTGGTGAAGGCGGTCGACGCGGGCTCGCCGCACGTGCTGCGGCTGCGCGCCGGCAGCGTCGCCCCGATCAAACTGGAGCAGCAGTTGCCGCTGGGCATGTTCGCCGAGACCCGCTACGACGCGCAGGAGTTCGCGGTGGAGCCGGGGGACCGTCTCTTCGTGGTCAGTGACGGGGTGTACGCGGCGCAGCCGGACGGCCAGGAGCCCTACGGGGAGCGGGCCATGGCGCGCTCGATGCGGTCGACTCGGTTGCAGCCGGCGGCCGAAGCAGTTGGTACGGTAATGCGCGAACTGCACGCGTACCACGCCGACGCGGACCTTCGCGACGACGCGGTCGTCGTCTGCCTGGACTGGCGCGGTTCCAGCCCGCCGGACGACGCTGGCGGGCAGTGA
- a CDS encoding universal stress protein: protein MNSANGAAVVVGVDGSEPALRAVRLAAAEAARRDRPLRVVHGFIWPLLRVPGSAPAGAPPGGGLRHQAEELVSAAVAEARAAAPGLRVSGEIIDGEAAAVLLGETPTATMIVLGDRGLGGFAALVVGSVAIQVAQHADCPVLVARGAQRAAGPVVVGVDGSVLSRAAVEFAAEEAAVRGARLHAVHAYTHPTSSGPGDMQPLVYEESQLRGEEDRILAESLTGLTDRWPEVPLTREVVRGRPVAVLTEASRTAQLVVVGGQGRGELSGLLLGSVSQGVLHHADCPVTVVRSPD, encoded by the coding sequence GTGAACTCGGCGAACGGCGCGGCCGTGGTGGTCGGCGTGGACGGCTCGGAGCCGGCACTGCGAGCCGTACGCCTCGCGGCGGCCGAGGCCGCCCGACGCGACCGGCCGCTGCGGGTGGTGCACGGGTTCATCTGGCCGCTGCTGCGCGTACCCGGTTCCGCGCCGGCCGGGGCGCCACCCGGCGGTGGCCTGCGGCACCAGGCCGAGGAACTGGTCTCCGCGGCGGTCGCCGAGGCGCGGGCGGCGGCCCCCGGGCTGCGGGTCTCCGGCGAGATCATCGACGGGGAGGCGGCGGCGGTGCTGCTCGGCGAGACCCCCACCGCCACGATGATCGTGCTCGGCGACCGTGGCCTCGGCGGGTTCGCCGCCCTGGTGGTCGGCTCGGTGGCCATCCAGGTAGCCCAGCATGCCGACTGCCCGGTGCTGGTGGCCCGCGGCGCGCAGCGGGCGGCCGGCCCGGTGGTGGTCGGGGTGGACGGCTCCGTGCTGTCCCGGGCCGCGGTCGAGTTCGCCGCCGAGGAGGCAGCGGTCCGCGGCGCCCGGCTGCACGCCGTGCACGCCTACACCCATCCCACCTCCAGCGGCCCCGGCGACATGCAACCGCTGGTCTACGAGGAGAGCCAGTTGCGTGGCGAGGAGGACCGGATCCTGGCCGAGTCGCTCACCGGGCTGACCGACCGCTGGCCGGAGGTGCCGCTGACCCGGGAGGTGGTGCGCGGCCGGCCGGTCGCCGTGCTGACCGAGGCCTCCCGCACCGCCCAACTGGTGGTCGTCGGCGGGCAGGGTCGCGGCGAGCTGAGCGGGCTGCTGCTGGGGTCGGTGAGCCAGGGAGTGCTGCACCACGCCGACTGTCCGGTCACCGTGGTCCGCTCCCCCGACTGA
- a CDS encoding MarR family winged helix-turn-helix transcriptional regulator, with the protein MERPPNLAAAIDAAAEALIGVLDSATSQHAVPVSPTQLRVLSLIMSHPNTNVNRLAELLDVVPSSASRLCDRLEAVGLLRRAADPRDRREVRLLPTAAAETLLRELTERRHQAVQAVLDRMPNRVQHELLLALVAFGQAAALGATPANSDSAAVRTA; encoded by the coding sequence GTGGAGCGACCTCCGAATCTCGCCGCGGCCATAGACGCGGCTGCCGAGGCGCTCATCGGTGTGCTCGACTCGGCGACGTCCCAGCACGCCGTACCGGTCTCGCCGACGCAGCTGCGGGTGCTGTCGCTGATCATGTCGCACCCGAACACGAACGTGAACCGGCTGGCCGAGCTGCTGGACGTCGTACCGTCTTCGGCGAGCCGCCTCTGTGACCGGCTGGAGGCGGTCGGCCTGCTGCGCCGGGCGGCCGACCCCCGGGACCGGCGCGAGGTGCGGTTGCTGCCCACCGCGGCGGCCGAGACCCTGCTGCGGGAGTTGACGGAGCGGCGGCACCAGGCGGTGCAGGCGGTGCTGGACCGGATGCCCAACCGGGTCCAGCACGAGCTGCTGCTGGCCCTGGTGGCGTTCGGCCAGGCGGCGGCGCTCGGCGCCACACCGGCCAACTCCGACTCCGCCGCTGTTCGTACCGCCTGA
- a CDS encoding 4Fe-4S dicluster domain-containing protein, translated as MREGNSLYGPLDPAPDAGWADAPPRMGFFTDTSVCIGCKACEVACKEWNDVPASGFDLLGMSYDNTGALTANSWRHVAFIEQPRPAGHRTSPFAAAPTGPAASPASAASAAGTTSDSGTDPGVPPGQPEPAARMADGPEFLGMPGSQPPGRATGVESRTDFRWLMMSNVCKHCTHAACLDVCPTGSLFRTEFGTVVVQEDICNGCGYCIPACPYGVIDQRRDDGRAWKCTLCYDRLGAGLTPACAQACPTESIQFGPLDELRERAARRVATLHERGVPEARLYGHDPTDGVGGDGAFFLLLDEPEVYGLPPDPVVTTRDLPKMWKRAGLAALAMAAAAVAAFVGGSS; from the coding sequence CTGCGGGAGGGGAACAGCCTCTACGGGCCGCTCGATCCCGCCCCGGACGCCGGGTGGGCCGACGCCCCGCCCCGGATGGGCTTCTTCACCGACACCAGCGTCTGCATCGGCTGCAAGGCGTGCGAGGTGGCCTGCAAGGAGTGGAACGACGTTCCCGCCTCCGGCTTCGACCTGCTCGGCATGTCGTACGACAACACCGGCGCGTTGACCGCCAACTCGTGGCGGCACGTCGCCTTCATCGAGCAGCCGCGTCCGGCTGGGCACCGTACCTCACCGTTCGCGGCGGCCCCGACCGGCCCGGCGGCCAGCCCGGCCAGCGCCGCCTCGGCGGCCGGCACGACGAGCGACAGCGGCACCGACCCCGGCGTACCTCCCGGGCAGCCGGAGCCGGCCGCCCGGATGGCCGACGGCCCGGAGTTCCTGGGCATGCCCGGCTCCCAGCCGCCGGGGCGGGCCACCGGCGTCGAGTCCCGCACCGACTTCCGCTGGCTGATGATGTCGAACGTGTGCAAGCACTGCACCCACGCCGCCTGCCTGGACGTCTGCCCCACGGGATCGCTGTTTCGCACAGAGTTCGGCACGGTGGTGGTGCAGGAGGACATCTGCAACGGCTGCGGCTACTGCATCCCCGCCTGCCCGTACGGCGTGATCGACCAGCGCAGGGACGACGGCCGGGCGTGGAAGTGCACGCTCTGCTACGACCGGCTCGGCGCCGGCCTGACCCCGGCCTGCGCGCAGGCCTGCCCGACCGAGTCCATCCAGTTCGGTCCCCTCGACGAGCTGCGCGAACGCGCCGCCCGGCGGGTCGCCACCCTGCACGAGCGCGGGGTTCCGGAGGCCCGCCTCTACGGCCACGACCCGACCGACGGCGTCGGCGGGGACGGCGCGTTCTTCCTGCTGCTCGACGAGCCCGAGGTGTACGGCCTGCCGCCGGATCCGGTCGTCACCACCCGGGATCTGCCGAAGATGTGGAAGCGGGCCGGGCTGGCCGCCCTGGCCATGGCGGCGGCCGCCGTCGCCGCGTTCGTCGGAGGTTCCTCGTGA
- a CDS encoding phosphatidylethanolamine-binding protein, translating to MPGPRPGSNAYDKERARLRDLIENSGRAADQEANQVANRILQDDRGQRGVVRGERTFGPKGEREPGDPK from the coding sequence ATGCCAGGACCACGGCCGGGCAGCAACGCGTACGACAAGGAACGGGCACGGTTGCGCGATCTGATCGAGAACTCCGGGCGGGCCGCCGACCAGGAGGCGAACCAGGTCGCGAACCGGATCCTCCAGGACGACCGCGGCCAGCGGGGCGTCGTACGGGGCGAGCGGACGTTCGGCCCGAAGGGCGAGCGCGAACCGGGCGACCCGAAGTGA
- the selA gene encoding L-seryl-tRNA(Sec) selenium transferase: MRDADPRRRVPRTDALLADPALAAAAGTLGRDRVKAAIVRAQERARRGELTPERVRDAALAELPAPVPRTVLNATGVVLHTNLGRAPLSAAAVAALVAAAGHTDVELDLRTGRRARRGRDTLAALAAAVPDAPAVHVVNNGAAALVLAATALAADREIVVSRGELVEIGDGFRLPDLLESTGARLREVGTTNRATLADYAAAVGPRTGFVLKVHPSNFVVTGFTSAVPVRDLATLGVPVVADIGSGLLAPDPLLPAEPDAASTLRAGAHLVTASGDKLLGGPQAGLLLGAADLVDRLRRHPLARALRVDKLTLAALAATLHGPATPTREALHVDPAALRDRVERLRDRLAEDGCKAEVVPSVAVVGGGGAPGVQLDSWALSLPERYAEPLRTGEPPVLGRVLRGRLLLDLRCVPADADETVRTAVLRAGD; the protein is encoded by the coding sequence ATGCGTGACGCCGACCCGCGGCGGCGCGTGCCGCGTACCGACGCGCTGCTCGCCGACCCGGCCCTGGCCGCCGCCGCGGGCACGCTCGGCCGCGACCGGGTGAAGGCCGCGATCGTCCGGGCCCAGGAGCGCGCCCGCCGCGGCGAGCTCACCCCCGAGCGGGTACGCGACGCCGCGCTGGCCGAGCTGCCCGCGCCGGTGCCCCGTACGGTGCTCAACGCCACCGGCGTGGTGCTGCACACCAACCTCGGCCGGGCCCCGCTCTCCGCTGCCGCGGTCGCGGCCCTCGTGGCGGCCGCCGGGCACACCGACGTGGAACTGGACCTGCGGACCGGGCGGCGGGCCCGGCGCGGCCGGGACACCCTCGCCGCGCTCGCCGCCGCCGTGCCGGACGCGCCGGCCGTGCACGTGGTCAACAACGGCGCCGCCGCCCTGGTGCTCGCCGCCACCGCCCTCGCCGCCGACCGGGAGATCGTGGTCAGCCGTGGCGAGCTGGTCGAGATCGGCGACGGCTTCCGCCTGCCCGACCTGCTGGAGAGCACCGGCGCCCGGCTCCGCGAGGTCGGCACCACCAACCGCGCCACGCTCGCCGACTACGCCGCGGCCGTCGGCCCCCGTACCGGGTTCGTGCTCAAGGTGCACCCGTCGAACTTCGTGGTCACCGGCTTCACCTCGGCCGTGCCGGTCCGGGACCTGGCCACCCTCGGCGTGCCGGTGGTCGCCGACATCGGCTCCGGGCTGCTGGCCCCCGACCCGCTGCTGCCCGCCGAGCCGGACGCCGCCAGCACCCTGCGCGCCGGCGCCCACCTGGTCACCGCCAGCGGCGACAAGCTCCTCGGCGGCCCGCAGGCCGGCCTGCTGCTCGGCGCGGCCGACCTGGTCGACCGGCTGCGCCGGCATCCGCTGGCCCGGGCGCTGCGGGTGGACAAGCTGACCCTGGCCGCGCTCGCCGCCACCCTGCACGGGCCGGCCACCCCCACCCGGGAGGCGCTGCACGTGGACCCGGCCGCGCTGCGGGACCGGGTGGAACGGCTGCGTGACCGGCTCGCCGAGGACGGCTGCAAGGCCGAGGTGGTGCCCAGCGTCGCGGTGGTCGGCGGCGGCGGGGCCCCCGGGGTGCAGCTCGACTCGTGGGCGCTGAGCCTGCCCGAGCGGTACGCCGAGCCGCTGCGCACCGGCGAGCCGCCGGTCCTCGGCCGGGTGCTGCGCGGCCGGCTCCTGCTGGACCTGCGCTGCGTACCGGCCGACGCCGACGAGACCGTCCGCACGGCGGTGCTGCGGGCGGGCGACTGA
- the selB gene encoding selenocysteine-specific translation elongation factor: MWVVATAGHVDHGKSTLVRALTGMEPDRWAEERRRGMTIDLGFAWTPLPSGGTVAFVDVPGHERFVPNMLAGVGPVPAALFVVGADEGWMPQSAEHLAALDALGVSYGLLAVTRADLADPGPALARASKEIAATAVGEVEAVAVSGATGAGLPELRAALDRLVARLPAPALDAPVRLWVDRSFTIRGSGTVVTGTLGAGRLHVGDQLELAATGEPVRVRGLHSLNAARERVDAVARVAVNLRGVPRDRITRGDALLSPGRFRRTDLLDVRLAGDPAADLPATLTLHVGSAAVPARVRPFGPDTARLRLARPLPLQIGDRALLRDPGRHHVTGGVTVLDVDPPPLRRRGAAATRAVVLAGLDGRPDLAGELGRRRLVRAGELTRMGVPVTAAPVAGDWLADPEHWRALGVRLGEEVARYGREHPLEPGVPVEVLRQRLDLPDRALVAALLSPPLRLHAGRVTAATGDALPAPVARAVDRVRAEYAERPFQAPEAYRLAALGLGPREIGAAVRAGALLRLAENVVLLPGALDDAVRVLARLPQPFTLSAARQALDTTRRVAVPLLELLDRRGATRRLPDDAREVVAPPG; encoded by the coding sequence ATGTGGGTCGTCGCCACCGCCGGGCACGTCGACCACGGCAAGTCCACGCTGGTCCGGGCGCTGACCGGGATGGAACCCGACCGGTGGGCGGAGGAACGCCGCCGGGGCATGACCATCGACCTCGGCTTCGCCTGGACCCCCCTGCCCTCCGGTGGGACCGTCGCCTTCGTCGACGTGCCTGGGCACGAACGGTTCGTGCCGAACATGCTCGCCGGCGTCGGCCCCGTCCCCGCCGCGCTGTTCGTCGTCGGCGCCGACGAGGGTTGGATGCCGCAGTCCGCCGAGCACCTGGCCGCGCTGGACGCGCTGGGGGTGTCGTACGGGCTGCTGGCGGTGACCCGCGCGGACCTGGCCGATCCGGGACCGGCCCTGGCCCGGGCCAGCAAGGAGATCGCCGCCACCGCCGTCGGCGAGGTGGAGGCGGTGGCGGTCAGCGGCGCCACCGGCGCCGGCCTGCCCGAGCTGCGGGCCGCCCTGGACCGTCTGGTCGCCCGGCTGCCCGCCCCGGCGCTGGACGCCCCGGTCCGGCTCTGGGTGGACCGCTCGTTCACCATCCGGGGCAGCGGGACGGTGGTCACCGGCACCCTCGGCGCGGGCCGGCTGCACGTCGGTGACCAGCTCGAACTCGCCGCCACCGGCGAACCGGTCCGGGTCCGCGGCCTGCATTCGCTGAACGCCGCCCGCGAGCGGGTCGACGCGGTGGCCCGGGTCGCGGTGAACCTGCGCGGGGTGCCGCGCGACCGGATCACCCGGGGCGACGCGCTGCTCAGCCCCGGGCGGTTCCGCCGCACCGACCTGCTCGACGTGCGGCTCGCCGGAGACCCGGCCGCCGACCTGCCGGCCACGCTCACCCTGCACGTCGGCTCCGCGGCGGTGCCCGCCCGGGTACGCCCGTTCGGCCCGGACACCGCCCGGCTGCGGCTGGCCCGCCCGCTGCCGCTGCAGATCGGGGACCGGGCGTTGCTGCGGGATCCCGGCCGGCACCACGTCACCGGCGGGGTGACCGTGCTGGACGTGGACCCGCCGCCGCTGCGCCGGCGCGGGGCCGCCGCCACCCGGGCCGTCGTGCTGGCCGGGCTGGACGGCCGCCCCGACCTGGCCGGGGAACTGGGCCGCCGGCGTCTGGTCCGGGCCGGTGAGCTGACCCGGATGGGGGTGCCGGTCACCGCCGCCCCGGTGGCCGGGGACTGGCTGGCCGATCCGGAACACTGGCGGGCCCTCGGCGTGCGCCTGGGCGAGGAGGTCGCCCGGTACGGCCGGGAGCATCCGCTGGAGCCCGGCGTGCCGGTCGAGGTGCTGCGCCAGCGCCTCGACCTGCCCGACCGGGCGCTCGTGGCGGCGCTGCTGAGTCCGCCGCTGCGACTGCACGCCGGCCGGGTCACCGCCGCCACCGGCGACGCGCTGCCCGCACCGGTGGCCCGCGCGGTCGACCGGGTGCGCGCCGAGTACGCCGAACGTCCGTTCCAGGCCCCGGAGGCGTACCGCCTCGCCGCCCTGGGCCTCGGCCCACGGGAGATCGGCGCGGCCGTACGGGCGGGCGCCCTGCTGCGGCTGGCCGAGAACGTGGTGCTGCTGCCCGGCGCGCTCGACGACGCGGTCCGGGTGCTGGCCCGGTTGCCGCAGCCGTTCACCCTCAGCGCCGCCCGGCAGGCCCTCGACACCACCCGCCGGGTGGCGGTGCCGCTGCTGGAGCTGTTGGACCGGCGCGGCGCCACCCGTCGGCTGCCCGACGACGCCCGCGAGGTGGTCGCACCACCCGGCTGA
- a CDS encoding SAM-dependent methyltransferase, with protein sequence MSEPDQPSTARMIDFWLGGEHHFPVDVAAARAFEGAYGPCAAIFRSLRDFLGRAVRSIADAGVDGFLVFGAGVPSQGNVHEVVPDATVLYTDVDPVTIRLGQRLLAGSDRAGYGFGDATDIGTIDPAQLHRFVPGWGRRPVGVVFLGLAAFLDDATLARTLDELYEAAAPGSFLAVDFDSEELATYPAALAMMGPAFRMRPPTAFPPLLGRWRPTADGVVPVAEWRTQGEPAPVPDAFYGAVATKPTA encoded by the coding sequence ATGTCCGAGCCCGACCAGCCGAGCACCGCCCGTATGATCGACTTTTGGCTCGGCGGCGAGCACCACTTCCCGGTGGACGTGGCCGCGGCCCGTGCGTTCGAGGGGGCGTACGGGCCCTGCGCGGCGATCTTCCGCTCGCTCCGGGACTTCCTCGGCCGGGCGGTCCGGTCGATCGCCGACGCCGGCGTGGACGGCTTCCTGGTCTTCGGCGCGGGCGTGCCGAGCCAGGGCAACGTGCACGAGGTGGTCCCGGACGCCACCGTGCTCTACACCGACGTCGACCCGGTGACCATCCGGCTCGGCCAGCGCCTGCTCGCCGGCAGCGACCGTGCCGGCTACGGCTTCGGCGACGCCACCGACATCGGCACGATCGACCCGGCCCAGTTGCACCGGTTCGTGCCGGGGTGGGGGAGGAGGCCGGTCGGGGTGGTCTTCCTCGGGCTGGCCGCCTTCCTGGACGACGCCACTCTCGCGCGCACTCTCGACGAGCTGTACGAGGCGGCGGCGCCGGGCAGCTTCCTGGCCGTCGACTTCGACAGCGAGGAACTGGCCACGTACCCGGCGGCGTTGGCGATGATGGGGCCGGCGTTCCGGATGCGCCCGCCCACGGCGTTCCCGCCGCTGCTGGGCCGGTGGCGGCCCACGGCGGACGGTGTCGTACCGGTCGCCGAGTGGCGTACGCAGGGCGAACCCGCCCCGGTGCCGGACGCCTTCTACGGCGCGGTGGCGACGAAGCCGACCGCCTGA
- the nrfD gene encoding NrfD/PsrC family molybdoenzyme membrane anchor subunit: MTGTGAGAGPRRDVEARRRRGGRRGGGEPVNVPPAEFTSYYGRPVLKPPVWKWDIAAYLFTGGLAAGSSLLAAGGQLTGRPALRRAGRVASLAAVSASAYFLVNDLGRPSRFHHMLRVAKLTSPMSVGTWILTAFGPAAGLAAVAEAAPLLPERGPLGLGRRLLPPAGHAAGLVAAVTAPALATYTGVLLADTAVPSWHEAYPELPAIFAGSALASGAGVGLLAAPTAQAGPARRFAVAGAALELWGAHRVEHRLGLLSEPYRTGAAGRLLRTGRALTAAGLAGALLGRRNRALSALSGGALLAAAVCTRFGIFHGGVASAKDPRYTVVPQRERVDRRASEQD, translated from the coding sequence GTGACCGGCACCGGGGCCGGGGCGGGGCCGCGGCGCGACGTCGAGGCGCGGCGCCGACGCGGGGGCCGCCGGGGCGGCGGCGAGCCGGTGAACGTGCCGCCGGCCGAGTTCACCTCCTACTACGGCCGGCCCGTTCTCAAGCCGCCGGTGTGGAAGTGGGACATCGCCGCGTACCTGTTCACCGGTGGGCTCGCGGCCGGGTCGTCGCTGCTCGCCGCCGGTGGGCAGCTCACCGGGCGGCCGGCGCTGCGCCGGGCCGGGCGGGTCGCCTCGCTGGCGGCCGTCAGCGCCAGCGCGTACTTCCTGGTCAACGATCTCGGCCGGCCGAGCCGGTTCCACCACATGCTGCGGGTGGCGAAGCTGACGTCGCCGATGTCCGTGGGCACCTGGATCCTCACCGCCTTCGGGCCGGCCGCCGGGCTCGCGGCGGTCGCCGAGGCCGCCCCGTTGCTGCCCGAGCGCGGGCCGCTCGGCCTCGGCCGTCGGCTGCTGCCCCCGGCCGGGCACGCCGCCGGGCTGGTCGCCGCCGTCACCGCCCCGGCCCTGGCCACGTACACCGGGGTGCTGCTGGCCGACACGGCCGTGCCGTCCTGGCACGAGGCGTACCCGGAACTGCCGGCCATCTTCGCCGGCAGCGCCCTGGCCAGCGGCGCGGGCGTGGGGCTGCTGGCCGCGCCCACCGCGCAGGCCGGCCCCGCCCGGCGGTTCGCGGTCGCCGGCGCGGCCCTGGAACTGTGGGGGGCGCACCGGGTGGAGCACCGGCTCGGCCTGCTCAGCGAGCCCTACCGGACCGGCGCCGCCGGCAGGCTGCTGCGGACCGGCCGGGCGCTGACCGCCGCCGGGCTGGCCGGCGCGCTGCTCGGCCGCCGTAACCGGGCGCTGTCCGCTCTCTCCGGCGGCGCGCTGCTGGCCGCCGCCGTCTGCACCCGGTTCGGCATCTTCCACGGCGGGGTCGCCTCCGCGAAGGATCCCCGCTACACGGTCGTGCCGCAGCGCGAACGCGTCGACCGGCGCGCGTCCGAGCAGGACTGA
- a CDS encoding hemolysin family protein, producing MAGQLVLVAILVLINAALSGSEMALVTLREGQLRRLGRSGRAGARLVRLSREPNRYLATVQLGITLAGFLASAAAAVSLARPLVGPLGFLGRLAHPAAVLLVTVLLAFVTLVVGELAPKRLAMQAAERWALLAATPLDLLAGLSRPAVWLLSRTTDLLVRLAGGDPRASRPEVTEEELRELLASQRGLSAQQREILAGAFEIAGRNLREILVARRDVTVLPAAMPAAEAMRRLAATGRSRAPVTGPGGLDDVCGVVHIRELVDGDGVTTGERARPPLLLPGTLAVADAIRQLRQRREQLALVVDEYGGIDGLVTMEDLLEEVVGEVYDETDRYVRRAEREPDGALLLPGDFPLHDLPDAGVRLTFPLSREYATVAGLVLAGLGRLPSGPGERVRLPGLTIEVVEVADRAVRRVRLRGPAVDGPER from the coding sequence ATGGCGGGACAACTCGTCCTGGTGGCGATCCTGGTGCTGATCAACGCGGCGCTGTCCGGCAGCGAGATGGCCCTGGTGACGCTGCGTGAGGGGCAGTTGCGGCGGCTGGGCCGATCGGGGCGGGCCGGGGCGCGGCTGGTGCGGCTGAGCCGGGAGCCGAACCGCTACCTGGCCACCGTGCAGCTCGGCATCACTCTCGCCGGCTTCCTCGCCTCGGCGGCCGCCGCGGTGTCCCTGGCACGACCGCTGGTCGGCCCGCTGGGCTTCCTCGGCCGGCTCGCGCACCCGGCCGCGGTGCTGCTGGTGACCGTCCTGCTGGCCTTCGTCACGCTCGTCGTCGGCGAGCTGGCCCCGAAGCGGCTGGCGATGCAGGCGGCGGAACGCTGGGCACTGCTCGCCGCCACGCCGCTGGACCTGCTGGCGGGGCTGTCCCGCCCGGCGGTGTGGCTGCTCAGCCGTACCACCGACCTGCTGGTCCGGCTCGCCGGCGGGGATCCGCGGGCGAGCCGGCCGGAGGTGACCGAGGAGGAGCTGCGGGAGCTGCTGGCCAGCCAGCGCGGGCTCTCGGCCCAGCAGCGGGAGATCCTGGCCGGGGCGTTCGAGATCGCCGGTCGTAACCTGCGGGAGATCCTGGTCGCGCGGCGCGACGTGACGGTCCTGCCGGCGGCGATGCCGGCGGCGGAGGCGATGCGCCGGCTCGCCGCCACCGGGCGCTCCCGCGCGCCGGTCACCGGGCCGGGCGGCCTGGACGACGTGTGCGGGGTGGTGCACATCCGCGAACTGGTGGACGGCGACGGGGTCACCACCGGCGAGCGGGCCCGGCCACCGCTGCTGCTGCCCGGCACCCTGGCGGTCGCCGACGCGATCCGTCAGCTGCGCCAACGTCGCGAACAACTCGCCCTCGTCGTCGACGAGTACGGCGGGATCGACGGCCTGGTCACCATGGAGGACCTGCTGGAGGAGGTCGTCGGCGAGGTGTACGACGAGACCGACCGGTATGTGCGCCGGGCGGAACGGGAGCCGGACGGCGCGCTGCTGCTGCCCGGTGACTTCCCGCTGCACGACCTGCCCGACGCGGGCGTGCGGCTGACCTTCCCGCTGTCCCGCGAGTACGCCACGGTCGCCGGGCTGGTCCTGGCCGGTCTGGGCCGGCTCCCGTCCGGCCCGGGGGAGCGGGTGCGGCTGCCCGGGCTCACCATCGAGGTGGTCGAGGTGGCCGACCGGGCGGTGCGCCGGGTGCGCCTGCGTGGCCCCGCCGTGGACGGCCCGGAGCGGTGA